GATTGAAGTCCATATGGGTCAATAATTTTTTGATTGCTGGACTATCTTTGAAGTCTTCTAACCAAGATAGATGCTCGGCTGTTTTTAGCTGCTTTCTATCATTGAGTTCTTCTGATACAGATTGCTTTAGCTCCGTAAAATTAGCTGAAAGTTCATCACGCTTTTCATTCAATGTAGCCGCTAATTCATGTTTACGCTCTTCTACTGCCATACTGATTTGCGCTGTGACTTTTTTGAATGATTGCATATTGATGAGCGTATAGATTAAATCGCTTATAATAAGAAGCAATAAAATAATTGGCAAAACAATACCAAATTTTTCAGATAAAAATTCTTCTAATACCATTACTTTTGGATGGATGACACGTACAATCAAGACACAACCGATTCCCCAAAAAAGTGAAACAGGTAATGCCACACGACCATTGATATTTAATGGTACATCTTTATAGTCCCACCAGGAAGCGTGAAATAGCTTTTCCAAGCCGTAACTCGTAATATACTCCAAAATAGTTACCAGAATTGTTGAAAGTAAGTATAAAACCACAATATCTTGCTTTAACGGCTCTAAGAAATAAAGAACACTTAAAATGCCAAAACCATAAATCGGACAATAAGGACCGATCAAAAAACCGCGATATACAAATTTTCCTGCCTTTATTGAGCAATAAACAGTCTCCCAAAGCCAACCAATAAATGAGTAGATGAAAAATAATAAGACAATTTTGATAAATTCATTCATATTTTTTCTCCTTAGAAATAGCATTTACTAGTTATTGTATCAAAT
This sequence is a window from Enterococcus sp. 7F3_DIV0205. Protein-coding genes within it:
- a CDS encoding putative ABC transporter permease gives rise to the protein MNEFIKIVLLFFIYSFIGWLWETVYCSIKAGKFVYRGFLIGPYCPIYGFGILSVLYFLEPLKQDIVVLYLLSTILVTILEYITSYGLEKLFHASWWDYKDVPLNINGRVALPVSLFWGIGCVLIVRVIHPKVMVLEEFLSEKFGIVLPIILLLLIISDLIYTLINMQSFKKVTAQISMAVEERKHELAATLNEKRDELSANFTELKQSVSEELNDRKQLKTAEHLSWLEDFKDSPAIKKLLTHMDFNQKRWVRNYPNLKLKKVKNSSEVQEIINKNKNKAD